One window from the genome of Dolosigranulum savutiense encodes:
- a CDS encoding tyrosine-type recombinase/integrase, giving the protein MRSYAHKKLKETKTASSNRKIKLDDHTINMLKEYKKQNKDRHPTFVFLDSNHNHASNSAINKALKKACQQAGIKKITFHSLRHTWCSIFLWTTNINVKILCSYKFFTYTSTLENVYI; this is encoded by the coding sequence ATTCGATCATATGCACACAAAAAACTCAAGGAAACCAAGACAGCTAGTTCAAATAGAAAAATCAAATTAGATGACCACACGATAAATATGCTTAAGGAGTACAAAAAACAAAACAAAGATAGACATCCTACATTTGTGTTCTTAGACAGTAACCATAATCATGCTTCAAACAGTGCTATAAATAAAGCATTAAAAAAAGCATGTCAGCAAGCAGGTATCAAGAAAATTACCTTTCACTCGTTGCGACATACTTGGTGTTCTATTTTTCTTTGGACAACTAATATCAATGTGAAAATTTTGTGTTCTTATAAATTCTTCACTTATACTAGCACTTTAGAAAATGTGTATATATAA
- a CDS encoding septum formation initiator family protein, giving the protein MNQNQESNITQLNNSHTRAYHQSKQVASQRKAYLKKRMMFIVGIGMLLLVTLAVPIMNNYMKAHNLREERELASDELDLVKAHQEDLQYYIDQLNDEQYVAKLARNEYYVTGEGEIVFNLPDEHIPDYQRVIQQHKEARHLLRHPEDATEPQSE; this is encoded by the coding sequence ATGAACCAGAATCAGGAATCAAATATTACACAACTGAATAATTCACATACGCGTGCCTATCATCAGAGTAAGCAAGTTGCAAGTCAGCGTAAAGCGTACCTAAAGAAACGCATGATGTTTATTGTTGGCATTGGGATGTTACTGTTGGTTACTTTAGCCGTTCCGATTATGAATAATTATATGAAAGCTCATAATCTGCGTGAAGAGCGAGAATTGGCATCTGACGAGCTTGATCTAGTAAAGGCGCATCAAGAAGATCTTCAATATTACATTGACCAACTTAATGATGAACAGTATGTGGCTAAGCTAGCGCGCAATGAATATTATGTGACAGGAGAAGGCGAGATTGTCTTTAACTTGCCAGATGAACATATTCCAGATTATCAGCGTGTTATCCAGCAACATAAGGAAGCTCGGCACCTGTTGAGACACCCAGAAGATGCTACGGAACCACAATCCGAATAA
- a CDS encoding RNA-binding S4 domain-containing protein yields the protein MRLDKFLKVSRIIKRRTVAKEIADQERILINGKMAKSSSRVSVGDELEIRFGNKTLFVRVDDIQDTTKKAEAEHLYTVIDETYERDFRDE from the coding sequence ATGCGATTGGATAAATTTTTAAAAGTATCCCGTATTATTAAACGACGAACCGTAGCGAAAGAGATTGCTGACCAAGAACGAATTCTAATTAATGGAAAAATGGCTAAATCTTCTTCTCGCGTCTCGGTGGGCGATGAGTTGGAAATTCGTTTTGGGAATAAGACCTTATTCGTACGAGTCGATGACATACAAGATACAACAAAAAAAGCCGAAGCCGAGCATCTTTATACCGTTATTGATGAAACATATGAAAGAGACTTTAGAGATGAATAA
- a CDS encoding MazG nucleotide pyrophosphohydrolase domain-containing protein, which yields MTYPINIIGLGAGTIDQLPLGIYRRIMSAQRLVVRTKDHPVVAQLAEEGIEIESFDHVYEACSDDFEQVYQAIVDELLQLAEQQPVLYAVPGHPAVAERTTVLLRESSANVTVLGGSSFLDDMFQAVEVDPIDGFQLVDSFDLASDQLNPNQHLIIMQVFNSLMAGDVKLTLMEQYPWEHSVFIVDAAGTDQQQIQEVPLHELDHFDGTYNLRSVYVPPVERHEQVNSFGLLAHYIDEIISAEGDPWIIDQTNQSLIPYLKEETAELIEAIESEDPDHIVEELGDVLMQVMYHARIGELAGEFQLEDVLAALNRKLYRRHPHVFGDATAKTAEEVEILWQQIKAQEKEGD from the coding sequence ATGACTTATCCAATCAATATTATTGGACTTGGCGCTGGAACAATCGATCAATTGCCACTAGGGATTTATCGCAGAATTATGTCTGCCCAGCGACTTGTGGTCCGGACGAAAGATCATCCGGTTGTTGCGCAGCTAGCAGAAGAAGGTATTGAGATTGAAAGTTTTGATCATGTATATGAAGCTTGCAGTGATGACTTCGAGCAAGTGTATCAAGCCATTGTTGATGAATTATTGCAATTAGCAGAGCAACAACCGGTACTCTATGCGGTACCGGGCCATCCCGCTGTGGCAGAACGCACAACGGTTTTACTTCGGGAAAGTTCAGCCAATGTCACGGTTCTTGGCGGGAGTAGCTTTTTAGATGATATGTTCCAAGCAGTTGAAGTCGATCCGATTGATGGTTTCCAGCTAGTCGATAGTTTTGACTTAGCAAGCGATCAACTGAATCCAAATCAGCATCTGATTATTATGCAAGTGTTTAATTCCTTGATGGCGGGTGATGTGAAGTTGACCTTAATGGAACAATACCCATGGGAACATTCAGTTTTTATCGTGGATGCGGCGGGGACAGATCAGCAGCAGATTCAAGAAGTTCCGCTTCATGAACTGGATCACTTCGACGGTACCTATAACTTACGCTCGGTATATGTCCCACCAGTTGAACGTCATGAGCAAGTGAATTCTTTTGGCTTGCTAGCTCATTACATTGATGAGATTATTTCAGCAGAGGGCGATCCATGGATTATCGATCAAACCAATCAGAGCCTGATTCCGTACTTGAAAGAAGAGACAGCGGAATTAATTGAAGCGATCGAGTCCGAAGATCCAGATCATATCGTGGAAGAACTCGGCGATGTCCTTATGCAAGTTATGTATCATGCGCGTATTGGGGAATTAGCAGGTGAGTTTCAACTGGAGGATGTCTTAGCTGCGCTTAACCGCAAACTGTATCGCCGCCATCCACATGTCTTTGGCGATGCAACAGCGAAAACGGCAGAAGAAGTTGAAATATTATGGCAACAAATCAAAGCACAAGAGAAGGAAGGAGATTAA